A region from the Drosophila ananassae strain 14024-0371.13 chromosome 2L, ASM1763931v2, whole genome shotgun sequence genome encodes:
- the LOC6505659 gene encoding mitochondrial pyruvate carrier 1: MSIRRGMSSVASKEWRDYFLSTHFWGPAANWGIPLAALADTQKSPKFISGKMTLALTLYSCVFMRFAYKVQPRNWLLFACHATNATAQSIQGLRFLHYNYGDKEHST, from the exons ATGTCGATACGGCGGGGAATGTCCTCTGTGGCCAGCAAAGAGTGGAGGGATTACTTCCTCAG CACTCATTTCTGGGGACCGGCGGCCAATTGGGGAATTCCACTGGCTGCTTTGGCCGACACACAGAAGAGTCCCAAGTTTATTTCGGGAAAAATGACCCTAG CACTGACCCTGTACTCGTGCGTATTTATGCGGTTCGCCTACAAGGTCCAGCCCCGAAACTGGCTGCTCTTTGCCTGCCATGCTACGAATGCTACTGCGCAATCAATTCAGGGTCTGCGGTTCCTGCACTACAACTATGGCGACAAGGAGCATTCGACGTAA